Part of the Odocoileus virginianus isolate 20LAN1187 ecotype Illinois chromosome 16, Ovbor_1.2, whole genome shotgun sequence genome is shown below.
CAGCGCCCGGGGGAGGCTGGAGGCCACTTCCCCGCGTCCTTCCGCCTCCAGGGGAAGCGCGCCCCAATTAGCACCTTGGCCTTCGCGGGAAGCGCCGCAGGCCACACCCCGGCCCACCCGGGGCCCTGGCCTTCCCCGGCCCGGCAGAGGCCACCCAGCCCTGGCGTCATGGGGCGTGGGGAGACCTGGGCCCGCACCGGGCCCGGCAGCGGCCCGGCTGGGTGTCCTGGAAGGCAGGGCCTCCGCGGTCAGCGCCCAGCCCTTAGCACCAGGCCGCGGAGGGGAGGCTGCCGGCAGCGGAGCCACAGGCAGAGCGGAGGCCAACTTCCGGCGCGCTCTCTGGACCCGGGGCCAACTTCTGGCGCTCCACGTGGGCTCGCTGAGACCCACGGAGGCCCGCGGACTTCCTCCTTGGGGCCTGGCCCCGGTGTCCCCCTCAGCTGCCGCAGCTTTCCTGTGCTCCACACTCAGCAGTCACGcctgcccctctcccagcccctgaccCTTGTCACACAACCTCCAGAGGAGGAAGCCTAACCTTCCTCCTCCATAGACAGGGTGCCTACCCCTGTGGTGGCCAAAGCTGCAGCCCGGGGCCGTCTGCAGCAGACGCAGGTCGTAAAGAAGATCTCTGCACACGGACAGGCTTTCCAGGATTTAGTCTGCTCAAGGCAAAAGCAGGCCACAGGACAGCACATACTGAGCGACTCGGTTTGAGTTTCAGCACGCCCACAGGCACAACAGTCAGATTGTGCGTTTATATAAGCACGAGCTTGTATTAAGTTGACCAGAAAAGTTCggttgggtttttctgtaacatcttctggaaaaaaccaaaagaactttttggccaactcaatatacaATAAGGGATGGGATgcgtgtgcctgctcagtcgtgtccaactctttgcaacaccatggactgtagcccgccaggctcctctgtccatgggatgttccaggcaagaatactggagtgggttgccatttcctcctccaggggatcttcctgacccggtgAGCGAACCCAAGTCTGCGGCGTTTCTTGCactgacaagtggattctttgctactgagccacctgggaagccacgtCTGCCAAAGTGGACGCCAAAACTAACCAGCGAGTACACCGGGAGTCAGGGGCTTGATCAAGATGGACTTGGATTTTATTGGTAACACCTTGATTTTTATGAGACTGCTCAAGAATTACTGTGTGAtctcaaataaaaatgtaaattgcaCCCTTCTTGCACAGGTGTGGGGAGAATTACACCCTGAGAGCCTagcacagccctgccctcctACACTGCTCCTCCTCAGCACCTCGATTCCAGGAACCAGCCCAGAGCCAggtcatttattcactcaacaagcTGGTGCTGCTGCCTCCTCTGTGCTGTCCTCGGCCTGGATTCTGGGTCAGGGGTCGTTCCAAGGTGGGCCTGGCCTGGGCTGGAGAGTCTCCCGGCCCCAGGGGACATGGCAGGCGGACTTGAGGCCCAGCCTGGCTTCCACACGTCTCCTAAATGTTTGGAGGTGCTAAAAAACCCAGCAGTAGTATTTTTCATGCCAAACACCcatgaataaacattttcttccaaagagacaatttgtgggacttccctggcagttcagtagttaagacaccgagcttccactgcaggaggaatgggttcaatccctgttcagggaactaagaccctgagTGCCCCTCAGCATGaccaaaaagtagagaaaaagagagaaaatttgtCAGACCAGGATTGATTAGCCAAACagtaaaacacaacaaaaataaagttttttttctggaaaaacctaaaagaactttttggccaactcaatgtATTAGTAATGGATgggatgagtgtgtgtgctcagtcgtgtccccaaCACCCAGGCCAGTGAAGTTACAGGAAACAGGTGGCTTGGGGAGCTTTGTCAAGCATCTGTGACACCCCTGCAAGGTGTTCTGAACTTGAGATTCTTCTTGTTGTTCTctgctgtttagttactaagttgtgtctgactctggcaaccccatggactgtagcccaccaggctcctctgtccatgggatttcccaggcaagaatactggagtgggctgccatttcctcctccagggaatcttccccacccagggatcgaacctgtgtctcctgatgggcaggcagatccttaaccactgaccaccgaAGACTCGGTTCTAGCAGCCCCCTCGGGCACCAGCGTTGACTGCAGCGCACACCAGCATTCCGCACTTGGCCCTTCCCCACCCGCCACCGACCACCAGCCCTGTCTTGGCACCCCACCCCATTCTGAAACCTTTTCCCAGTCCCTCCTCTCAGCCCAAACCAGGCCCAGGCACCTCTAAACCAAGTGCACCCATGATCCACCTGTCCCCAGGGTATGGTTGACAAACACAGAGGACCTGCTTGGCAGGATCCTGGGGGCGCAGCATCCAGATACAAGCCCAACATCCCAGGTCACCCCAGGGGCTCTGGGAGGTTCCCCAGGTGTGGCCACCCTTGCCTGAAGGTTCACACCTAGGCCTGAAAAAATGTGTGTCAGATTCAGTGGAATGCAGTCCCCAGGAAGGCACCAGGAAAATCAAGTTCCAGAGCTGGCCTCCCAAGAAGTCACACCTGCTGCCTGGTCACCACTGGGCTCTGGGAGCTCCTGCTTCCTGAAGATGGGCAGCAGCATCGTGTTCACAGGGTCAGGGCCTGGGGAGCCCAGTGTGTGTGGGAAGCCGGGAGAGCTTTGGACATGCGGGCATCGtcccccagcctcagcctccaTACCTATAAGACGGGGTTGTGCTGCCCCATCAGCAGCTCTGGTGAGACTGCCGGGGAATGAATGGAGGCATCCTGTGAGCCTCAGGAGGGGatggtctggggtgggggaggagcttGTCCCTAAAATCGGGGCCACAGAACATCACAGCACAGAGCTCCTCTGCACGACCCCTGCCTCCAGGGCTCCCCAGAAGAGcctcacacacacagcccaggATAGGCCTTCAGGTGCCCACACATGAAGGAAGGGGGTCAGCCCACGTCCACCAGCTCTCAGtgaccacccccagccccccaggaaGCACCCAAGTGTCAGAGCAGCCCTGTCCCgtcttcctccagccccagaTCTGGCAGCAGGAAGCAGCTGCAGAAGCAAGATGGACAGTCACCCCGTGGGCCCCCAGGGGCCGGGGGACCGTGCCAGCATCTGCTGTGAGACCCCCTGCCTCACCTCCCCAGGGTTGTGAAGAAAATACCCTCGCTCTGATCAGCTTTTGGTTGGGAGGGTCCCTGTGCAGACTGTGTCTGTCTGCCAGCAAGCAGccttccccagctgtgtcccAGAGGACAGTGATTAAAGACTTTTTGTCATCCTGCTGCTGATCCGATGAATTGCAATGGGCAGCGTCACCTCCCCATTCGTGAACCGTGAACCGAGCTAATAACGCCACCCACTCAATGCTCACAGGTCTTTATCATGAGTGTGTATCGCTTCCGTAATCAAAAATAACAACAGGGCACTTTAAAAACAATGAGGCAATAATCCCCCAGCCCAGCCAGCCTGGGCGGCATCCCTGAGGCCGCTTGGGGAGGGGCTTCCTGAGCTCCAGGCCATTCAGGGTCCAGACATCCTACCCTGGCTGACTGACCCCCGGGATGGGGCAGGACGGTTCAGCTCCCCCGCCCTGCCCTTTCACAGGCGGCCGGGTGGCGTCCCCAGTCCAGGAGCGTCTCTGCCCCTTTGTCACCAGCTGAGACCACGCAGACGCTGCCTCCTGCCGGGAAGGACAGACAGACCCCGCTCCCAGCGCTGCCCTCAGCGGCCCTCAGGTGGTCTCCAAGGTCCGCACACAGAGCCGGCTTCCGACTCCCGTCCCAGACCCAAGTGCGCAGAAGTAGGAGGACTTGCAGGGCTGGGACTAGGGTCAGAGGAGTGAGGCGCCCAGGGCACCCCGCGGAAGTGGTGCCCACTCTAAGGGCCCATGACACTGCCcggggctgcccccaccccccggggACCCTCCCTGCCCTGTCCCAGCCCTGGGAGCGTAGACCTTTGAAGTGGCTTTCCCAAAGGGCCTCAGAGGCCTGAACCACTTCCACTGTAGGAGgatttaggtaaatttatttatttttttaattgaagtagagtcAATTTACAATGTggtattagtttcagttgtacagaaagtgatttagttattcatataggtgtatatatatatatttatatatattctttttcagattcttttcctttgtagGATATTGCAAACTATAGTTCCCTtgggtaaaatttttaaatgccaaaCCCAACTTAAAAACACTGCGATGCAGTTTGAAGTTTACATTTCCCTGAGTGTCACCTGTCACCGGCTCTGAACCCCCTGACCTGACCTCATTGGAGCAGGTGCTACAGGCTCACAGTCCAGACCTCTGAAAGGAGGGCTCCAGAGGGTGGGGCCCCAGCTCCCATGCCCCGCTCCCTGGCTCCACACAGCCTGGACGGGGCACCCGGCCCGGGCCTGTGGCCCTCTCAGCCAGGGCCCAGCGAAGGCCGCGGCACCCGGCCCGGGCCTGTGGCCCTCTCAGCCAGGGCCCAGCGAAGGCCGCGGGCACGGAGCAGGTGCAGAGGGGACTAAGGGCCGGTGGCGCTCCGGCCAGGACCTCCTGCGGCTGAGGTCACTCCCACTCTCGGCGTCTCAGAGAGGCAGTCCCGGTAATCACCCACTTCCTCCCCCTGCTCCGTGATTCACCTGCTCTCGGGTAATCATCACGCCTGactcaccttcagcatcagctgAGTGTGGCCGGAAGCTGACGGATGCCATGGGGACCAGGGGCAggaggggggggggaggggacggctggggggagggggacggCAGGTGGGGGGGGACGGCAGGAGCTCGGGGGCTTCTCTGCTGCGGCCTCAGAGAGGAGCCCCGCTTCCCACAGGGGCAGCGGCCCTGTGAGCGCACCACACTCGACAGTGTACACACGCCATCTCCCATTCTCTCAAGCGGGCAGAGGCCGAATGTCCCTCTGgctgatggggaaacagtttgCAGAGGGGCCTTGACTTCCCAGAGAGCGACAAGGCAGGGTGGGCAGCCAGCCAGCCTCGGGCACTGCCTTCCTGCTGCATCATGCAGAACCCGGAGCTGTCCATCCCGGGGCTTCAGCCCCAAGCCCAGGACCAAGGAGGGCCGTGGGGGATAGGGTGGGTCGGAGACGCAGCACTTGCTGGTCTTGGAAAGATCTTCATAAGACCCGCCTGTCCCCACATCTTCCCAGACCTCCCATTTAACCCGCCTGGGAAAGGTTAGAGGTCAGAGGTAGCTCCTGAGGGGGTCACCCCTCTAAGGGGGGGAttgggcagaggggagggaggctccaccTCTCTAGCtggatgggggcttcccaggtggcacaggggtaaagaatctatccacctgccaatgcaggagatgcaagagacccgggttcaatccctgggtcgggaagatctcctggaggaggaaatgggaacccactccagtattcttgcctggagaattccctggcgggggctgcaatccatagggtcacacacacacacacacacacacacacacacacacaaacacacacatctagCTGGATGGGGGCGGCAGACTGGCACACCTGCCGGATGCTGTGTGTGCGGCTCACCCAGCTTCAGCGAGCTCTGGGAGGAAGCTCCTTCCAGCAGGTGGAGGCTCCAGTGCACGGAAGCCACGCAACACCCCCAGCGATGTGCCTGCCCGGAAGCCTCGCGGCCCCTTCCGTGTGCCTCCCGGTACGGAGGCCCCGGGGGCGCCCGCGAAGCTCAAGGGGAGGGGGGCCCAGCGGGCACCCTGCCCACACCGGGCGTGCCTGAGCCCCGCCTACAGAGGAAGCAAGACGTGAGGCTGGACACCTCCAGGCCTGTCCTGACTGGCTGGAGCTTCTATTTTTACATCCGCACATCCCACTTCTTTTCCTGTTCTTGGGAAAAGCTGATGGAGAAGAAGGGGGAGGCTGGGGGCGCTCCCTAGGGCGGGAGGCAGCCGGGCAGCGTCCATGTCCTGGTGCTGCTCTCCGGACAGAGCCATCTCCAGAGGGACTCCGCCCTGCGGGCTGGCCTGGGGGACACCTCTCCTGGCCTGGGCCTCACAGGCTGGGGGACTCAGGGATGCTGCAGGAACTGGCCTCGTGCCTAGAGGGGGCACTCAACGGGGTCTGGAGCGGCCGCTGCCCACTCGTCTGGGGTGTCCCGCCTACACCCTCCTCTTACCCCCAGACTCATCCTTCCAGCCCCATCGGCCATGCCCCGGACCACAGAGCAGACGCAGGAAGAACCGGGGAGGAAGGGAAGCGTGGGCAGGACAGACTCGACAGGACACTGCTTGcctttcttacaaaaaaaaacaaactgcacGCGGGTTCTCGGAACCTGGCTCGGGACCTACTGCAGGGGCCCCGGCAAGGCGGCTCCCTCTCCAGGGCCCCGTGTCCTCACCTGTGAAGTGGGACCCACAGCCGTGGCGGGAGGGCTGTGTTAGTCCTTAGGCCGCCAGCGCTCAGACGCCAGTTCTGGGCAACTCAGGCCACGAGGAGACAGAGTGGAGAGGAGAGGCGTCTCCCGGGTCAACGCGGGGCTTGACCATCAAGCCCACACCGCTGACCTCAGGGGCCTCCATGGAGCACAGCTGGCTCGGTGCCCCCGgagatgcttttatttcttctcaaacagaaggaaaataaataaataaacctttagGTTGAAGAAAATGTTTCCACGTATGATATGAACATACTCACCTTTATCCCAACACAGCTATAAAAGGTCCTTTTTAACATTCGTTCACAGAGGAGGCCGGGGCCCGTCTCCACAGGTCCCTCCATGGGCCCATCCGCAGCCAGGTTCCAGGGAGGAGATTCAGACCGGTCAGCTTGAGTCAGGACCAGCGACCGAGGCCAGCAGGCAGGGCGACCAGGTCCAGACTCGGCCACTGAGCAGCCCGCGTCGAGGCCCTTCCTGGAGAAGTGGGCGGCGGGAGCCCCCGAGGTGAGGAGCGGTGCTCTCCGGGGGCTGCCATTACCCTCTGCCGGATCAGGACCACGCACCCGCCTCTGACCTGCCTCCCGCGCTCAGAGACAGACTCGGACTTTCACCAGGGACGCTGCCAGCTCCTGAGTGCAGGGCCACAGGCCcacaggaggggctggaggccGCACACACCACTTTTGACCTCCTGCCTCGGAGCAGCCCCGCAGAGAGCACCGTGGCCGTGACCCCTTTCAAGGTCAGCGTTGCCAGCCCCGACCTTGGCTGAGGGGAGCCTCAGGGATACTCCCGAGCCTCTGGAGTTTGCTGGGAGCACCACCGCAGCGAGGGCCCCCGACtgctggggtgaggagggaggagtTTGGGACACGGCACAGGATGGGCATCCTTACCGGCCCTGGCGATGAAAACAGACAGAGATTTAAAGCCAACCTGACCTCGGACCAACACTGGGACTCTGCGCtccttcctctctgagcctcgtttTCCTCTTTTGTAGAGAAACTCGACTGCAGGGAGTAGACCTCCCGGCATTGCAGGGGCAGTGGGGCCAGGAGGGGCCAGGCGCGCTCCAGGGACAGGACAGATGCTCAGGAATGTTTTCCAACCCTCACTGTGCGCACTTCCGGGGCCTTTGGGGGCAACGTGGGAATTCTCAATGGAAACGTTAGCTCAGGCCCCCAGCCAGCTGGTCTGCACGGCCCAGAGGCAGCAGAGGGCAGGGGACGCCCAGGAGGAGAGTTCTGGTGGGCCGCCTCTCTCAGCCTTGGCCAGCCCCTCCAGCTGGCCTGGCCCTTCCCTGCCCGCCTTCGTTCCCCAGCTCCCCGCCTCCCCAGCCAGCGTCTGGACACACAGACCTCCTGGGCCTTCCCAGTTGCCAGGCGTCCCATGCCCTCTGCTGAGGTCCCCCGTCCTTGTGGTCAGTCTGGTTCATCCAGAGAAGACACAGGGTGAGAAGATGAGAagacctccctctccacccagggaGCCCCTCACCCCTCTGCACCTGGACGTGCGCCCAGACATCGTCCTGAGCACTGACCACACGCCAGGCGCCTGGATTATGTCGCCTCCGTCCTCCCTGAGCACCCtcgcccccattttacagatggagagactgaggctGAAGGATCGAGGCACTCGTGGGCCTGCTGTGTCGCCTCTGCAGATGCAGCATCCTGTCTCAGCAGCTCCTACAGAGCCTGCGTCCCGCTGGCCTCTCAAAGGCtccggggccgggggcgggggaggggggctgttCATCCCAGCCATCGAGGGGGCGTCAGGGAGGCAGGAAAGGGCTGATGGTGCGCCTTCCAGGCCTCCCGCTCACAGGCCGCCTCCCTAACCGCCCGTCCCACTTGGCGCTGGACTGGGGTGGTCTGTCGCCTCCTGGCCCGGTGGGGAGCACCCAACGCTGGTCCTCACAGGTCCTCCCAGGCCCGCACGTGGGTGTCAGCAGGGCCTGAGGGCCCCCACCCAGGCCTGTGGCTTCCCCGTGTCCCCTCCAGCCCCGGGGCCCACGTGCTGCCGTGGGGCGCACACACAGGAACCCTCGGAGCCAGGCCGGGGCAGTGGCGGGAGCAGGAGGCGGCTTCCCAACATCTGGAAACATCGGCTTGTCGGCCGTGCGGTGCCAGAGGTGACAGCCTGTTGCTTTGGGGAGACACAGGTTCCTGACCCTGGGTCAGGGGACCAGCAGAAGGGCACGTGGCACTGCTGGCCTCTGTCTTCACTGGACACCTGGCCCAGGGAGAGGAGGCTGGCCGCGGCCCTCTCCTGGGCGAGGATGCCCCTCCTCGGGCAGGTCCACGCTCACGGACTTCCCTCCAAACGTGTCCAACGTGTTTATGTTCAGCGCCTTCATCCCTTGGGGATGTGTCTGTGAGTGAAGCTACTGAGTAACCAACCAGCTTCCTGCAAACCCTGCTGACACCAGAGGCTGCCTGACCCCTCTGATCTAACTCTGCACCACTTCTTGGTGAGTTAAGTTCTTTAAGATTTTCAATGTGTTCCTAAAGCAACAGAGACGAGTCAACAACTCAAATGCAAGAAGCAGGACCGCCAGCCAGGCGGCCGCTGCACTGGTTCAGGGGGCCTGGCACAACATGGGTACTGAAGAAAGGGTGGGCATGGAGGGGACTTGGGGGTCTGCTCCCAGCGAGGTGCCCGCTGGCCTCCCTGTGAGCACCGCCACTCTTGGGCAGCAGGGTCTGGCTCCCCCGGCAGAGCCAAGCACAGGGCCCGGGTCCCGCAGCAAGACAGAAGCGGGGGTGCAAGGCCCTGGGGGTCCTGCCTGAGCTCTCCTTCATTTCCTGGATTTCTGCGAGGCTCCTGGGGGCAGTGGGCAAGCCCCACCAGGGCATGCCCACTCTGCAGCCCCAGGCAGCCTTTCCAGTGCCATGGGAGCCCCATCCACCACCGGCTGGAGCCGCTGCGAGTGTCTGGCCACCGGAATGGGGGGCGGCTGGCGGGGAGGCCCTGAAGCCTTACCGGACAGTAGGGAGACGATGCCCAGCGGCCAGGGTCACAGAGCGGAGCCCCAGGACAGGACCAAGGCTGCTTGGGGGAAACAGGCAGTGGCCACGGCCGCGCCCAGGCTCTGGCCCGACTCTCAGTGTCCCCGGTCCTCGTGGCCCCTCTGGGGTCAGAGTTGTCCCCAGCCGAGGGCGGACCACGTGGTCACCCCTGAGCAAGACCACCGGGTCCCCCAGACGGGCACCGCGGCGGAGGGCGAGGGACGGCCAGCCCCGGGGACCTGCGGGGCAGGGGCAGGCGGGGGTTCTGAGAGTTCAGTCTCGGGTTTCTGGGGGCAGCTGCAGACGcgcaggagggcaggagggggggCGTCCAGTGGTTCTGGGGGTAGGGCGTGTCCTGGGCAGGGAGGTGGTTCTCGGGGCAGAGGGTGAGGGGTCCCCTCGTGATGGCAACCGTCGGGCAGTCAGCATTTCCGGTGACGATGGGGGGTTAGCTGGGAGGGAGTGGAGAGTGGAGCCCCGCAGGGAGGCAGAGGGCCCCCTGGAGACAGGGACAGCACCGCTCTCCTCCCGAGCGGGCTGCTCTCGCCGGCCGCGCCCTCCAGTCCCGGCCCCCTAAGTGCCAGGGCGGCGGAAGCACGTGGGGGCCGCACCGGGAGGCCCCTGGGCTCCCAGGGCTCTTCTGGGGGCGGAGAatggggtcaggggtcaggggaggaggaggggacttTGGCACCAGCATCCAAGGAGCCCTGAGTGGGCAGCTTGAGCTGGAGGCCGGCCCGGGCGGGGAGCTCACTCCCGCACCCCGCAGGGTCCGCAGATCTCAGGAGGGGTGAGCTGTGGGCGCTGCTGCCTGGGCTGGGGGCATGGGGGAGCCGTGAGTCCCCACGGCTTTTCACTCGGGGATCCGACAGCAAAGGGGTTGAAGCTGCAGACGCCGACTTTCCCAGCTTCTGGGAGGCCAGCCTAGAGTGGGGACTCTGGGTGGGGGGGTGCCACCACACAGCCATGGGAACAGGCCacactttgggacttccctgctggcccagtggttaagaatctgctgccagtgcaggggacatgggttcgatccctggtccaggaagatcccatgtaccgcagagcaacaaagccggtgagccacagctactgagccggtgccctaaagcccgtgctccacaacaagaaggCCCCGGCAATCTTcacaagcagcagtgaagactcggTGCGGCCCAAAAGCACccaattaaaatttgaaaacatataaaCCAAGgaaacattactttttaaaaataaaagaaatagaaaccattTCCCAGCCCCCAAAAGGCGGGTCTCTCAGTCCCCTCCCACAAAGGCCCAGATGCCAAGAGGCCAGTGTGTCTAAGGGATCTCTGTAGGCCAGCTTTATCAGCTAATGGCAGCTAAGAGTGATTTTACACAAAATAACGTGTCGGAGGTAATTGCTCCTGGGCACAGCTCCCAAATTCCAACCTGAAACCAAAGGCCAAATGTGCCCGTTAATGATTAAGCTTCTGGAGTGGGTGCCGAGGTGCAGAGCAgcagggggagtggggggggggccCACCCCGCGGGGGAGGGGCAGCACTTCTCCACCCAGGGAAAGCTAAATATTGTCTAATCCAGCCCCCGGGGCAGCAAACAGGCCTCCCATTGTCTGTCTGGAAGCAGGTCACAGTCAAGGCCCAGGCTGCACCCACCTGAGGTCAGGATGAAGGCCAGGGGAGATTGGAGCATCCTGGTACGGGTGGGTAGGATGGGGGGTGAGATggtggggtggaaggtggggggGGCTCACATTCACTGCCTTCCTCTGCACTGAGGGACATTCTTGGGGATGTGGCCTGCATCCTTCAAAGGGTTTAAATCACAGAAAATGAATAGGCCTAGGTGAGCTCTGGCCTAAGAAAACCCACACTgggagacagaaagcaaatgtGGGCTGCTCTCCCAGGTGGTGGAGAACTTCGGACTGGCACTCCAAGAGGCCCGGGCTCcgatcccagctctgccacagtCCAGCAGTCAGGTGacatctctaagcctcagtttcctcctctgtaaaatggggacatgGTACCTGAGCGCAGGTCATCCTGAGGCTTGACAAGAGGATGCATGTGAACCACAGAGCATCGCCCCCTGGCACGGGGTGAGTGTGCAATACGCAGCGActgtttttaaatcacagttatGATCCCAGCAGGATTTTGCCTCTTTGCAAGAtcctctccctccctcagccTACCACCATCTGTCAGCGTGAGTCCACAGACCGATGCTGGACAGCGTTCAGGTTCAGTGTTTGGGGCTGACTGGGAAGGTTTGGAGGAGTGGGGGAGAGGGCATCAATGACCCTGCCTCCCCAAGGTGGGTCAGAAGTGActgtaaacaaatatatatataaaatatatacaccttatatatataatacatacacatatacatatgcacacacattctgtgtcatattcttttccattatcatttatcacaggatactgaatatagttctgtgtgctcttacaggaggaccttgtttatccatcctacacATAATAGCTTGCATCTAATCCTTCtacacctccctccctctcaacAAGCACAActttgttctccatgtctgtgagtctctttctgtttcatagacaggatcatttgtgtcatatttagattccacatataagtgatctcatatgatgtttgtctttctctgcattgcttacttcacttagtatgataatctccaggtacatccatgttgctgcaaatagcattatttcattcttttacacaactgagtagtatttcattgtatatgtgtaccacatcttcttcactcaatgaacacatatttttacatatgttacatataacagctttattgatatataactCACCTAGCATAAAACACACCCTTTTAAAACATATGATTCTGTGAGTTTTCACACATTCGCAGGGGTGTGCAACCAACCATCACCATCTATTTGCATCAATTTTGTCACCCTGCAAAGAAACCCTGTGCTCATTAGCAGTCCATTTCTcccatttctccctcccctccagccctggcATCCACTACTCTACCTTCTTTCTCTATGGATTTGGCTGTTCTGGACATcccacataaatggaatcatacaatatatgtttttgtgtgtgtctggcttctttcaccaaGGATAGTGCATTCAATGCCAGAACCTGTCTCAGTACTACCTTCCTTTCTATAGTCGAATAATACCcccttctgggcttcccaagtggctcagtggtaaagaatccggctgccaatgcaggagatgcaggttcagtcccaactcaagaaggaaatggccacag
Proteins encoded:
- the LOC139038778 gene encoding uncharacterized protein is translated as METLAQAPSQLVCTAQRQQRAGDAQEESSGGPPLSALASPSSWPGPSLPAFVPQLPASPASVWTHRPPGPSQLPGVPCPLLRSPVLVVSLVHPEKTQGEKMRRPPSPPREPLTPLHLDVRPDIVLSTDHTPGAWIMSPPSSLSTLAPILQMERLRLKDRGTRGPAVSPLQMQHPVSAAPTEPASRWPLKGSGAGGGGGGLFIPAIEGASGRQERADGAPSRPPAHRPPP